In Phragmites australis chromosome 24, lpPhrAust1.1, whole genome shotgun sequence, the following are encoded in one genomic region:
- the LOC133906936 gene encoding leucine-rich repeat receptor-like protein kinase PEPR2, with the protein MQLPPMSHAAAFLLLVTLAASITPPSEASSAGAGDADVLLAFLASLPPASRRVLRPSWKANATSSSGGVGGSGHCAFLGVACTAAGTVAAVNLSGVGLSGALTASAPRLCALPALAALDLSHNRFTGPIPTALAACSGVTALLLGGNLLTGAVLPEFLSLRRLQKIDLSANALTGEIPAAGSPVLEYLDLSVNALSGTIPPELAALPGLSYLDLSSNNLSGPMPVFAAPCGLVYLSLYYNQIAGELPRSLSNCGNLTTLYLSYNQIGGKVPDFFTYMPNLQTLYLDDNQFAGELPRSIGELVTLEELVVSNNGFTGPVPEAIGQCQSLTMLYLNGNQFTGVPSFIGNFSSLQKFSMADNGISGPIPPEIGKCRELVELQLQNNSLSGAIPPEIGELSQLQKLYLFNNLLNGPVPSKLWQLADMVELYLYNNSLSGEVPTEITQMRKLREISLFSNNFTGVLPQALGLNMTPGLLRVDLTGNRFRGEIPPGLCTGGQLSVLDLGDNQFSGGFPTEIAKCESLWRFILKNNLISGNLPANLGTNIGLSYMDMSGNLLEGKIPSALGSWHNLTMLDFSDNNFSGPIPSELGALSRLGTLRMLSNRLTGQIPHELGNCKNLLRLDLGNNLLNGSIPAEITTLGSLQNLLLGENSLTGPIPDSFTATQDLIELQLGDNCLEGAIPRSLGNLQYLSKTLNISNNRLSCQIPSSLGNLKNLEVLDLSRNSLSGPIPSQLSNMISLSVVNISFNKLSGQLPANWVNLAVQSPDGFLENPQLCIDSACAHCCKNQPGKLRYRKKRILVALLMSTLIVMIAGLCAVHYTVKRSQCLSSRQRAVRNLDSTDKLPEELTYEDILRATDNWSEKYVIGRGRHGTVYRTDCKIGKQWAVKTVDLSQFKFPIEMKILNMVKHRNIIRMAGYCIRGSTGLILSEYMPEGTLFELLHERKPQVALDWMVRHQIALDVAQGLSYLHHDCVPMIVHRDVKSSNILMDAELVPKLTDFGLGKIVDDEDADATVSIVVGTLGYIAPEHGYSTRLTEKSDVYSYGVVLLELLCRKIPVDPSFCDGADIVTWMRTNLKQTDRCSIISCLDKEIMHWPGDDQAKALDVLDLAIACTQVAYQSRPSMREVVNILMRIEK; encoded by the exons CCTTCCTCGCCTCCCTGCCGCCGGCGTCCCGACGCGTCCTCCGCCCGTCGTGGAAGGCGAACGCCAccagcagcagcggcggcgttgGTGGCTCCGGACACTGCGCGTTTCTTGGCGTCGCGTGCACAGCCGCCGGCACCGTTGCCGCGGTCAACCTCTCCGGGGTGGGTCTCTCTGGCGCGCTAACAGCGTCCGCGCCGCGGCTCTGCGCGCTCCCGGCGCTCGCTGCGCTCGACCTCTCCCACAACCGCTTCACGGGTCCCATCCCCACCGCGCTCGCCGCGTGCTCCGGGGTTACCGCGCTCCTCCTTGGCGGCAACCTCCTCACCGGCGCTGTCCTCCCTGAATTCCTCTCCTTGCGCCGGCTCCAGAAGATCGACCTCAGCGCCAACGCGCTCACCGGCGAGATTCCCGCCGCCGGCTCTCCGGTTCTCGAGTACCTCGACCTCAGCGTCAACGCCCTCTCCGGCACCATCCCGCCGGAGCTCGCCGCGCTCCCGGGGCTCAGCTACTTGGACCTGAGCAGCAACAATCTATCCGGGCCAATGCCGGTGTTCGCTGCGCCGTGCGGGCTCGTCTACCTCAGCCTCTACTACAACCAGATCGCCGGGGAACTCCCCCGGAGCCTCAGCAACTGCGGCAATCTCACTACCTTGTACCTATCCTACAATCAAATCGGTGGCAAGGTGCCGGATTTCTTTACGTACATGCCAAATTTGCAAACGCTGTACCTTGACGACAACCAGTTCGCTGGGGAGCTGCCGAGGAGCATCGGTGAGCTTGTGACCTTGGAAGAATTGGTGGTGTCGAATAACGGGTTCACAGGCCCTGTGCCGGAGGCAATTGGTCAGTGCCAGTCATTGACGATGCTCTACTTGAATGGCAACCAATTCACCGGCGTCCCATCGTTCATTGGCAATTTTAGCAGCTTACAGAAGTTCTCTATGGCAGATAATGGCATTTCTGGGCCAATTCCACCGGAAATTGGGAAATGCCGGGAGTTGGTTGAGCTTCAACTCCAGAACAACAGCCTCTCCGGGGCGATACCACCGGAAATCGGTGAGCTTAGCCAACTGCAGAAGCTGTACCTATTCAATAATTTGCTCAACGGGCCAGTTCCTTCAAAATTATGGCAGTTGGCTGATATGGTGGAGTTGTATCTCTACAATAATAGCCTCAGTGGCGAGGTGCCTACAGAGATAACTCAAATGAGGAAACTCAGAGAGATCTCCTTGTTCAGCAATAACTTCACTGGTGTGTTACCGCAGGCCCTGGGGTTGAATATGACACCTGGACTTCTTCGTGTCGACCTCACTGGCAACCGTTTCCGTGGGGAGATTCCACCCGGTCTCTGCACCGGAGGCCAGCTCAGCGTTCTTGATCTTGGAGATAACCAATTCAGTGGGGGTTTTCCCACCGAAATTGCTAAATGTGAGTCTCTCTGGAGGTTTATTCTGAAGAATAACCTGATCAGTGGCAACTTACCGGCAAATTTGGGCACAAATATAGGATTGTCATACATGGACATGAGTGGCAATCTGCTTGAAGGAAAGATACCGAGTGCGCTTGGCTCATGGCACAATCTAACAATGCTTGATTTCTCCGATAACAACTTCTCCGGACCAATACCCAGTGAGCTCGGTGCTTTAAGCAGACTTGGGACTCTACGCATGTTGTCAAACAGGCTGACAGGACAGATACCACATGAACTGGGAAACTGCAAGAATCTCCTTCGTTTGGATCTTGGAAATAACCTTCTCAATGGAAGTATACCTGCAGAGATCACAACACTTGGTAGCCTGCAAAATCTTCTACTCGGAGAGAACAGCCTCACTGGACCAATACCGGACTCCTTTACCGCAACACAGGATCTAATTGAGCTGCAGCTTGGTGACAATTGTTTGGAAGGAGCCATTCCTCGCAGCTTAGGTAACCTTCAGTACCTGTCAAAAACTCTTAACATTAGCAACAACAGACTGAGCTGCCAAATTCCAAGTAGTCTTGGAAACCTTAAGAATCTTGAAGTGCTTGACTTGTCAAGAAACTCATTGTCTGGCCCAATCCCCTCTCAGCTGAGCAACATGATCTCACTTTCGGTTGTGAACATTTCATTCAATAAGCTCTCCGGTCAGCTCCCTGCTAACTGGGTTAATCTTGCAGTACAGTCACCAGATGGTTTTTTGGAGAATCCTCAATTGTGCATAGACTCTGCTTGTGCGCATTGCTGCAAGAATCAACCTGGAAAACTTCGATACAGGAAGAAAAGGATTCTTGTGGCATTGCTAATGTCAACTCTCATTGTCATGATTGCTGGCTTGTGTGCTGTTCACTACACTGTTAAGAGATCACAGTGCTTATCATCAAGACAGCGCGCTGTCCGTAACCTGGACTCGACAGACAAATTGCCAGAAGAGCTGACCTATGAAGATATACTCCGAGCAACAGACAACTGGAGCGAGAAGTATGTCATTGGAAGAGGCCGGCATGGCACAGTCTACCGGACAGATTGCAAAATTGGGAAGCAGTGGGCAGTTAAGACAGTTGATCTGTCCCAGTTCAAGTTCCCCATTGAGATGAAGATTCTGAACATGGTGAAGCACCGCAACATTATCAGGATGGCCGGCTACTGCATCCGTGGTAGCACTGGCCTAATCCTCTCTGAGTACATGCCCGAGGGCACGCTCTTTGAGCTATTGCATGAAAGGAAGCCTCAAgtggcccttgactggatggtccggcatcAGATCGCCCTTGATGTAGCTCAAGGTCTCTCCTATCTGCACCATGACTGTGTACCCATGATTGTTCATAGGGATGTCAAATCCAGCAACATACTGATGGATGCCGAGCTTGTGCCCAAACTCACAGATTTTGGCTTGGGAAAAATTGTCGATGATGAGGATGCCGACGCAACAGTGTCCATCGTTGTTGGTACCCTTGGCTACATTGCTCCAG AGCATGGATACTCCACAAGATTAACTGAGAAGAGCGATGTCTACAGCTATGGAGTAGTGCTACTTGAGCTCCTTTGCAGGAAGATTCCTGTGGATCCTTCATTTTGTGACGGTGCGGACATTGTGACATGGATGAGAACAAACCTGAAGCAAACAGATCGCTGCAGCATCATAAGCTGTCTGGACAAAGAGATCATGCACTGGCCTGGAGATGACCAAGCAAAGGCTCTGGACGTGCTGGATCTGGCGATTGCGTGTACACAGGTGGCTTACCAGTCGAGGCCTTCCATGAGGGAAGTGGTGAACATCTTGATGAGAATAGAAAAGTAA